The Candidatus Methanomethylophilaceae archaeon genomic interval CCAAGATATGCTTTGCGCTCGACATATTCCATGTTTCTGTTATACCCGTAAATAGTATAAATTTATATTGATAATTTCTGTTATAATACTAAAAATACTCTAAAATTTCCTTATATTTCTGTTATACCAGGAAATATCAGGATTCCGTCGTCGGCTCTGCCTGTCCCTGCCTATCAGAGTCACCGAGATGCCGCCCATCTCCTCGTCATAGCCGACCCTCGCCCTCATGCCGAAGACTTTGCGTATCATCTCGGGGGTTATGACCTCTTCCGCGGTGCCCATGGACTCGATGACGCCGCCTTTCATCACGATGATCCGGTCGCAATACCTCGCGGCCAGCTGCAGATCGTGGGTCACGATGACCACCAGCATCCCGCGCTCCGACGCTATCTCCCTGCAGAGGTCCATGAGATCGAACTGATGATTGATGTCCAGATGGAGCGTGGGCTCGTCCAGGAGAAGTATCTCCGGCTCCTGAGCCAAAGCCTGGGCGATCATGACCCTCCTCCATTCGCCTCCTGATAGTTCATCGACTCCGCGGGCGCTGAACTCCAGGACTCCGACGGATTCCATCGCGGAGCATATCACTTCGATCTCGGATTCGGAGCCTTCGTCGAGAATCCCTGAGCGGGAATACCTGCCCATCCTGACCACCTCCATGACGGTGAACGGGAAGTTCATGGAAGAGTTCTGTTCCACCACGGCCATCACCCTGGAGCGGTCGCGGTCGGATAGGTTGCGGACGTCGATCTCCCCGAGGAATCCGGCTATGTCCTGGGACAGATCGGTCAGAACCACCTTCCCTCTGTCGGGGCTGTACTCAGATCTGATGCAATTCAGCAGAGTGGTCTTTCCCGATCCGTTCTGGCCCAATATGCCGAGGACCTCGCCTTTGGAAGCTCCGAATGTGATCCCGTCCAATATCCTCCTTTTGCCGTGCGAGAATCCGACACCGTCCACTTCCATATTGGCCATGTCAGCTCCTCCAGACCTCGTTCTTCCTGGAGCGGAGAATCCATAGGAAGAATGGGGCTCCGATCACAGAGGTCACCGTTCCCACAGGGAGCTCGTATGGAGGCATGGCCCCGCGGGCGAACGTATCCACGAGCATCAGGAAGACGGCCCCGCCCAGCAGGCATATCGGCACCAGCCTCCTGTGGTCCGGCCCGACGAGCGTCCTGAAGATGTGCGGTACGATGAGCCCGACGAACCCTATCACGCCGCAGAAGGACACGCAGGTGGCCACAAGCACGGACGACCCTATCAGAACCATCAGACGCACCCTTCTGACGTTCACGCCCAGAGCCTTCGCTTTGGATTCTCCGGCGGTCATGAGATTTAGCGCGCGGGCGTTGAAAGCCACCAGCGCTATGCCTAAGATAATTGGCGGAAGCATGATCCTCAAGTCGCTCCAGCTCCTGCCGTCGAAGCTTCCGAGCATCCAGAACACGATTGAGGTTACGGTGTCGGCGTCGGAGAAGAACTCTATCATCGATGTGAATCCGCTGAACAGAGCGCTCACCGCCATCCCGGCCAGGAGGAGCATCGTGGTCTGCACCCCGCCAGCTTTCTTGTAGGCGAGCCCGTACACGAGCAGCATCGTGGCCATCGCCATCCCGAATGCGCAGAGCATCGTCCCGAATGACGAGAGGATGATAGCGGAACCGTAAGCAATGTGAAACGCCGCCCCGAAGGACGCTCCGGAGGATATCCCGAGCACCGACGGGGAGGCCATCGGGTTGCGGAACAGGGCCTGCATGGCCAGACCGCTCAGCGACAGCGCGGCTCCCACAAGAGCGGCGCAGGCCACCCTGGGGGCGCGGATATCGCAGACGATCATCTCATCGGCCCAGTTCGCATTTCCGGTCAGGGCGGCCCACACATCCGCGAGAGGCATGCGGACCGACCCTATGGTAATGCAGAGGACGTAGCCCAGAGCAAGAGCCGCGGTCAGAACCAAGACCGCGAGAAGAGACCTGCGCCTCCTCTTGCCGTCCAGCTCCACTGCCCTCTTTCTCAGCGCGTCCTCTGCCATTTCAAGAACCTTCAGGCGGCCCTCATCTTCTCGTCCATCGACCTGGTGTCAGCCTTGTAGAATCCGATGACGTCGGGCTGGGCTTTGATCACGTCCTCGTCGGACATCTTGCTGCCCATGAGGCTTCCGTCGAAGACGTTGTCCATCTTCAGGACGGACGCGAATATGCCGCCCATGAGCGTGTTGGATCCCACAGAGTTGCCGTTGGCCATCTCGACGAAGAAGGTCTTCGGCCTGTAGGAGTCGTCGATGGTCTTCTGCATCATGTAGATCTTCGCCAGGATCCCGTCCATCATGGAGTCGGTGCTCTCGTACCCTATGACCTTGCCGAGCATCTCGATGGTGGAAAGCACCATGGCCGGAGAGTTGGAGAGCAGGTAGATGAACTGGATGTTGGAGGCGTTCGATTCGATGGTGGTGTTGGTGCCCCACCAGGACGAGGTGTTGGTGGATCTGATGTTGTACTCGGACATGAGCACGATCAGCTTCTCGCTGGAGGGGAAGCTGCCGCAGTATCCGAGGAGATCCTCCTTGCCGGTCCCGATGACCTTGACGGAATCGGGGACATCCAAGCCGTATTTGCTGATCACTCCGCTCTTCACGGAGCTGGGCATGGCATCGATGAGGTTCCATAGCGCGGCGTACGCATTGGGGGTGTTCCCGGAGTGGGCGGTCTCGCCGTAATAGTCGCACAGGATCATGTATATCGTGTCGACATAGGCATCGGTGTAGCACAGGACCTTGGTGGGGGTGAACCTTATGACCTTGTCGGCGTAAGCCTCGGATGTCCCGACGCTGGTGTTGTCGAAGGTCTTCACGGTGAGAGTGCCGTCCCCGTTTTTCGTGACGTACGGGTTGTACGGGTACAGGTATTCAGCGGGGATAGACTCGCGGGTTATGCCGGAGCAGTCGGGGAGCTTCCCGTAAACGGTCTCGAAGACTTCCTGGGCGATGTCCATGAAGGCGGGAGTGCAGTTGGAGTAGTTGCCGTCGACGGTGACGACAGCAGGGTCCCATCTGTAGTATCCCTTCAAGCTGGAATCATGGGCGGCGAATTTGGTGGTGTATTTGTCGCCGGTGTAGTAGTAACCTCCCTGAGTCCTGACGTCGACATCGGTGACGGTGAAGTTGTCATACCAATACTGGAGGGAATCCTGTCCCTGCCTCAGGGTGAACAGCTCGGGATAAATCATGTGGGCGGACA includes:
- a CDS encoding iron ABC transporter permease — protein: MAEDALRKRAVELDGKRRRRSLLAVLVLTAALALGYVLCITIGSVRMPLADVWAALTGNANWADEMIVCDIRAPRVACAALVGAALSLSGLAMQALFRNPMASPSVLGISSGASFGAAFHIAYGSAIILSSFGTMLCAFGMAMATMLLVYGLAYKKAGGVQTTMLLLAGMAVSALFSGFTSMIEFFSDADTVTSIVFWMLGSFDGRSWSDLRIMLPPIILGIALVAFNARALNLMTAGESKAKALGVNVRRVRLMVLIGSSVLVATCVSFCGVIGFVGLIVPHIFRTLVGPDHRRLVPICLLGGAVFLMLVDTFARGAMPPYELPVGTVTSVIGAPFFLWILRSRKNEVWRS
- a CDS encoding ABC transporter ATP-binding protein; its protein translation is MANMEVDGVGFSHGKRRILDGITFGASKGEVLGILGQNGSGKTTLLNCIRSEYSPDRGKVVLTDLSQDIAGFLGEIDVRNLSDRDRSRVMAVVEQNSSMNFPFTVMEVVRMGRYSRSGILDEGSESEIEVICSAMESVGVLEFSARGVDELSGGEWRRVMIAQALAQEPEILLLDEPTLHLDINHQFDLMDLCREIASERGMLVVIVTHDLQLAARYCDRIIVMKGGVIESMGTAEEVITPEMIRKVFGMRARVGYDEEMGGISVTLIGRDRQSRRRNPDISWYNRNIRKF